A genomic window from Daphnia carinata strain CSIRO-1 chromosome 9, CSIRO_AGI_Dcar_HiC_V3, whole genome shotgun sequence includes:
- the LOC130690729 gene encoding endocuticle structural glycoprotein SgAbd-1-like: MKLFVIAAVLAVVAAVPSSYKPEYIAPSYPATKYATPSYSAPKYPTPSYPTPAYPAPAYPTPAYPTPSYKDNKYADITVTSQSDERNIDGSSQWSYGQSDYTTREESQVQKKMQGVAYDSYGKATYEDVMGNTNKGSSYWVSPEGEKFTLTWTADDAGFQPKGDHLPVVPVHEYELPVAPVHIPFNGKGYNIY; this comes from the exons ATGAAGCTC TTTGTTATCGCTGCCGTcttggctgttgttgctgccgtTCCTTCCAGCTATAAGCCGGAATACATAGCTCCCAGCTACCCTGCAACAAAGTACGCTACCCCTAGCTACTCCGCGCCCAAGTACCCTACTCCTAGCTACcccacaccagcctaccccgcaccagcctaccccacaccagcctaccccacaCCAAGCTACAAGGATAATAAATATGCTGATATTACAGTCACTAGCCAATCCGACgagcgcaacatcgatggcagcagccagtggag CTACggccagtctgactacacaacccgtgaagaatctcaagttcagaagaagatgcaaggagtcgcTTACGATTCTTACGGAAAGGCCACCTACGAAGATGTTatgggcaacaccaacaagggatcttcctactgggtttcacctgaaggcgagaaattcactttgacctggaccgctgatgacgctggattccagcccaaaggtgatcacttgcccgtcgtccccgtccatgaatacgagctccccgttgcccccgttcacatccccttcaatggaaagggttacaatatttactag